One genomic window of Cottoperca gobio chromosome 10, fCotGob3.1, whole genome shotgun sequence includes the following:
- the shisa3 gene encoding protein shisa-3 homolog: MVCLLNCLLLGYLTWNLRISDAQGEYCHGWLDSNGNYHDGFQCPEDFDTMDATVCCGSCSLRYCCAAADARVDQGSCTNDREEDNTEFAAQPIYVPFLMVGSIFVAFVVVGSLVAVYCCTCLRPKQPTQQPIRFSLRSCQGETIPMILTSAPPSLRAPSRQSSTATTSSSSAGGGSSMRRFSLGGPGQQHGCLVSATVSSSASTPTQTLPPPPPPPYTSPPAAMSGGMQHPLPSTHTHTQLQLHQTSHPTQTFLLPQQYFFPLQPDAFSAAKGFADFGQS; the protein is encoded by the exons ATGGTGTGCCTGCTGAACTGCCTGCTGCTGGGTTATCTGACCTGGAATCTGCGGATATCGGACGCACAGGGGGAGTACTGCCACGGCTGGCTGGACTCTAATGGGAATTATCATGATGGCTTCCAGTGTCCGGAGGACTTTGACACCATGGACGCCACCGTGTGCTGCGGCTCCTGCTCGCTGCGCTACTGCTGCGCGGCCGCGGACGCACGGGTGGACCAGGGCAGCTGCACCAACGACAGGGAGGAGGACAACACAGAGTTTGCAGCGC AGCCCATCTACGTGCCCTTCCTAATGGTGGGAAGCATCTTCGTCGCCTTCGTCGTGGTCGGCTCTCTGGTGGCCGTCTACTGCTGCACCTGCCTGCGGCCCAAGCAGCCGACCCAGCAGCCTATTCGCTTCTCCCTGCGTAGCTGTCAGGGTGAAACCATCCCCATGATCCTCACCTCCGCTCCTCCGAGCCTCCGCGCCCCCTCGCGACAGTCCAGCACGGCCACCACCAGCTCTAGCTCGGCTGGAGGCGGCAGCTCAATGCGGAGGTTTTCTCTCGGAGGGCCGGGGCAGCAGCACGGCTGCCTGGTGTCTGCCACCGTCTCCTCGTCAGCCTCCACCCCCACTCAGActctgcctccacctccacctcccccctACACATCCCCACCAGCAGCCATGTCAGGAGGCATGCAGCATCCACTGCCatccacccacacccacacccagcTACAGCTCCACCAGACCTCTCACCCCACTCAGACCTTCCTCCTGCCACAGCAGTACTTCTTCCCTCTGCAGCCCGACGCCTTCTCGGCAGCCAAGGGCTTTGCCGACTTCGGACAGAGCTGA
- the bend4 gene encoding LOW QUALITY PROTEIN: BEN domain-containing protein 4 (The sequence of the model RefSeq protein was modified relative to this genomic sequence to represent the inferred CDS: deleted 1 base in 1 codon) — protein sequence MEGEMQPADEGPCAPKMSRQQRGPYSTLKTFQSKRSAGKSRFDRSAVVEVPLFGDGHHFTFHPEQPHHFQPHHHHHHHQRLQQLHQTSVAISSSSQQHHPTPQQQQQQQDRFPCESRPSSRVPTSTSAAAAASPATQQRRVSSGRAEPTSSPDCTYGISSENRLILDAFAQQCSRVLSLLNNGRLLEPSSSSSSSFTSNIKLEDGSGEVHRLHCSSLGKSKPEESSSTTDPEEEAQQSHLNQQQTSAVLRIFTDSLQNYLLSGPQQQQQQQQQQQQQQHLAAGLEDEQCPSAEPGSGVSPPRHNLGGWGSPTPSESYGHPSSTLPEEEEEEENCCPRCLELEQEVLSLQQENEELRNKLENIPVPCQNALDYFKTVLEFHNQLVQPMPEEHLTEEEERQTVFEGSKQLLENYPLYISNKQWDEAVNSSKKDGRRLLRYLIRFVFTTDELKFSCGLGKRKRSVHSGDPGLERRPLNPVKVSCLREFIRMHCSSNPDWWMPSEEQINKVFSDAVGHARQGRAVGTFLGSSGSSTSSLYMDGFDGHLSQDELYLKGCHNGQSD from the exons atggagggagagatgcAGCCCGCAGATGAAGGGCCCTGCGCCCCGAAGATGAGCCGACAGCAACGGGGTCCGTACAGCACACTGAAAACCTTCCAGAGCAAGCGCTCGGCGGGCAAGTCGCGCTTTGACAGGTCCGCTGTGGTCGAGGTGCCTCTGTTTGGCGACGGACATCACTTCACTTTCCACCCCGAGCAGCCTCATCATTTCCAGCcgcaccatcaccaccaccaccaccagcgtctgcagcagctccaccaAACCAGTGTCgctatcagcagcagcagccagcagcatcACCCGAcgcctcagcagcagcagcagcagcaggatcgTTTCCCATGTGAGAGCAGGCCCAGCAGCAGAGTTCCGACATCCACCtcagcggcagcggcagcatCTCCTGCTACCCAGCAGCGGCGCGTCAGCAGCGGCAGAGCGGAGCCCACATCCTCTCCAGACTGCACCTACGGAATCAGCTCAG AGAATCGTCTCATCCTGGATGCCTTCGCCCAGCAGTGTAGCCGAGTCCTGAGCCTCCTCAACAACGGCCGTCTT CTggagccctcctcctcctcttcctcctccttcacctccaaCATCAAGCTGGAAGACGGATCAGGGGAGGTGCACAGACTTCACTGCTCCTCGCTGGGGAAGTCCAAACCTGAAGAGAGCTCTTCCACCACAGACCCAGAAGAGGAGGCCCAACAAAGCCATTTGAACCAACAACAGACCTCTGCTGTTCTCCGCATCTTTACAGACTCCCTACAGAACTATCTGCTCTCAgggccgcagcagcagcagcagcagcagcagcagcagcagcagcagcaacatctgGCTGCAGGTCTGGAGGATGAGCAGTGTCCGTCTGCGGAGCCCGGCTCAGGGGTGTCTCCTCCCAGACACAACCTGGGAGGCTGGGGCTCGCCGACTCCGTCAGAGTCGTACGGCCACCCGTCGTCCACGCTGcccgaggaggaagaggaggaggagaactgCTGTCCACGCTGCCTGGAGTTGGAGCAGGAGGTGCTGTCTCTGCAGCAGGAGAACGAGGAGCTCCGCAACAAGCTGGAGAATATCCCAG TTCCCTGTCAAAACGCTCTCGACTACTTCAAGACTGTTCTTGAGTTTCACAACCAGCTGGTCCAGCCGATGCCAGAGGAGCATCTCACGGAG GAAGAAGAACGACAAACAGTCTTCGAG GGCAGTAAACAGCTGCTGGAGAACTACCCTCTCTACATCTCTAATAAGCAGTGGGACGAAGCCGTCAACTCCTCCAAGAAAGATGGCAGGCGGCTGCTGCGCTACCTGATTCGCTTCGTCTTCACCACGGACGAGCTCAAGTTCTCCTGCGGTTTGGGCAAAAGGAAACGTTCAGTCCACTCAGGAGATCCAGGCCTGGAGAGACGACCGCTCAACCCCGTCAAAGTCAGCTGCCTCAGAG AGTTCATCCGGATGCACTGTTCCTCAAACCCAGACTGGTGGATGCCGTCAGAGGAGCAGATCAACAAAGTGTTCAGCGACGCCGTCGGTCACGCCCGTCAGGGCCGAGCGGTCGGGACGTTCCTgggcagcagcggcagcagcaccagcagcctCTACATGGACGGCTTCGATGGACATCTGTCGCAGGACGAACTGTATCTGAAAGGCTGCCACAACGGCCAGTCGGACTGA